Proteins found in one Molothrus aeneus isolate 106 chromosome 20, BPBGC_Maene_1.0, whole genome shotgun sequence genomic segment:
- the CYB5D2 gene encoding neuferricin — translation MWRGAAAALLLGLAAACLLRRGFEPRARLLSASELRRYRGAPGEPGLYLALLGRVFDVERGRKHYGPGGAYSGFAGRDATRAFASGDFSPAGLVDSVSGLSPAELLSIHSWLSFYSNNYEPVGKLVGRFYDENGAPTEALREVEAAIEEALRLQAESDQKQQQFPPCNSEWSSAKGTRFWCSRESGGVPRAWAGVPRRLHRPGSQGTPCVCVRSSGPPWGQPGSSQHRDRGDLDDPRLQLYEGCHPLAEQCVLPTG, via the exons ATGTGGCGGGGCGCGGCCGCGGcgctgctgctgggcctggcCGCCGCCTGCCTCCTGCGGCGCGGGTTCGAACCCCGCGCCCGCCTGCTCAGCGCCTCCGAGCTGCGCCGATACCGGGGGGCGCCGGGCGAGCCCGGGCTCTACCTCGCTCTGCTGGGACGGGTCTTCGATGTGGAGCGCGGCCGCAAGCACTACGGGCCCGGCGGCGCGTACAGCGGGTTCGCAG GCAGAGATGCCACCCGAGCGTTTGCCAGCGGCGATTTCAGCCCGGCGGGGCTGGTGGACTCCGTGTCAGGGCTGTCCCCCGcggagctgctctccatccacaGCTGGCTGAGCTTCTACAGCAACAACTACGAGCCCGTGG GGAAGCTGGTGGGCAGATTCTATGATGAAAATGGAGCACCGACAGAAGCCCTGAGGGAGGTGGAGGCTGCCATTGAGGAAGCTCTCAGACTGCAAGCAGAAAGTgatcagaagcagcagcagttcccaCCCTGCAACTCTGAATGGAGCTCTGCTAAAGGCACTCGCTTCTGGTGCTCCAGAGAGAG CGGGGGCGTGCCCAGAGCCTGGGCCGGGGTCCCGCGGAGGCTGCACCGCCCCGGCTCGCAGGGCACTCCCTGCGTGTGTGTCAGGAGCTCGGGGCCGCCCTggggccagcctggctcctccCAGCACCGCGACAGAGGCGACCTGGATGACCCTCGGCTGCAGCTGTACGAGGGCTGCCATCCCCTGGCCGAGCAGTGCGTGCTCCCCACGGgctga